DNA from Triticum aestivum cultivar Chinese Spring chromosome 7D, IWGSC CS RefSeq v2.1, whole genome shotgun sequence:
CCTTACCTTATCTCAGTCCCCTTGGAATTAAGAAAAATCCTGAGGTTTTGAAAAAAGGTTCCCATATTGAGGACCTAATACACTAGCAGGGACTGATTCTTGGTGTTTGTTCATGAACTAGCAAGAAGCCAAATTTTGAGATAGGCTAACATGGCTGGCATTCAGCCATCATGGTACCTGTTGCACATGTACTACCTTGCCATGAATAGCAAAAGAGTGCAAAGAGATGGGCTCGTTGGTTGCATCCCTGCAAGACTGTAAAGTTCAGCTGGGCAAACAGACAAAATCTTGAAGACAACCTGGGACTACCTTTACTTTGAGGAACTATTTCAGGATTTGGTATTATCCGGAGAGTTTGAGGCACTGTTAAAAACTTCATTTTTGCGGTCCATTATGTTACCCGGTACTTATAGTAATACTGCATACAAATAACTTTATAATGTACATTCCGTTTAACAATTTAACTATGGGACAGCAATGCCATATACAATTATCATGTTATGCATTCTATCACACGCAAGCCATTTACTCCATTAGACGAAACCGTAGATGGGTAACTAAAAAGTGGATTGGGCAGGCCATACTCAGGCGGAACAGCGAGGCATCACCATCGGCCACGGGCAGGGAGAGAAGGGGGCAGGTCAACAGCGGAGTTTGAGGAGGGCGTTGATTAGGAggcggagaggaaggaggagggctGGGGCACGCCGAGCAGGCCCTGAGGAGAACATGATTATCGTTGAACTGAAACCAGGACAacaattatggaacggagggagtagtattttgttTTGACATGATATTGTAATAAACTTGTTGCTTTGTGCATCATAGAATGCAGATTGCAGATTCTTTTCTTCCACTGTCTAAAGTTGCATACAAAACAAAAGGAGGGCAGCTAGAGGTTGTACTTCTCTCCAACAAGGTCGGCCTGTGGTTGGGCCTCGGCCCTTTCCTCATTCATTCTCTGGCCGCTAAAGGTAATTCCTTCACACACGCTAAAGAAATGTGCTGTAATTCCTATACACCTCACCTTTGGTAGTGTTTAGAGATACTGGAAGAGACATCTGCCATGGAAGCTTTCATGTGACATGATGCCTACCGTGTTTTCCTTAATGCCAGTACGGAAATGCTACACCTACGCGAATAACCGACTACGGAATTCTACTGACAAATCTTCTTCCTTAGTTTCTCACCTGATTTTTTTTAGAGTTTTTCTCACCTGATGTTAAATCCTGGGAAAAAAATGGCGCCTAGCGCGCTCCTTAGTTTTCTCCCCTGTTACTAATCTAATCCCCCGTGATGTCAACCGACCGCTTTCCACGTCAGCCGCGCAAAGCTTTTTTCGCGCCATTTATCCCGTACATGTAGCACGCCTCGTGCCTATATATACGTCCTTCTCCATTTCTCCGTGACCCGTGCAAGCTGGAGCGTCGTAGACTGTAGTCCACCGAGAATCAATGGCGCGAAGCATGGTGCCGCTGCTGCTTCTGTGCATGGCCGCGGCCAtggagggcgcggcggcgctgCACCTGTGCGTGGACCGGCTGTACGACAGCACGCAGGGCAAGCACGACGACGGCCTGCCCCACCTGAACCCGACGGAGGAGGCGACCTGGATGGCGCTCCTGCCGCGCAAGCTCGGCGCCAAGGCCGAGTTCGACTGGCTCGCGCTCTACCGGAGCCTCACGCGccacgccggcggcggcggcgccccagCGGAGTTCCTCTCCCAGGCGTCCCTGCACGACATCCGCCTCGGCCCCGGCTCCATGTACTGGCAGGGCCAGCAGACCAACCTGGAGTACCTCCTCTACCTCGACCCCGACCGCCTCACCTGGAGCTTCCGCCAGCAGGCCGGCCTGCCCACCGTCGGGGAGCCCTACGGCGGGTGGGAGGCGCCCGACGGCCAGCTCCGCGGCCATTTCGTAGGTcagtcgccgccgccacctccgcccgTCTCCTCATCTCTCCGTTCCGGCCACAGTACATTTCTTGCATTTCATCTGAGCAAGGTGTTCGTGTTCGTCCGCAGGGCACTACCTGAGCGCGAGCGCGCACATGTGGGCGAGCACGCACAACGACACCCTCCGGGAGAAGATGGCCAGGGTGGTGGACATCCTCGACGACTGCCAGAGGAAGATGGGCACAGGCTACCTCTCGGCTTACCCCGACGAGGCGTTCGACATGTACGAGGAGCTCTCCGAGGCCTGGTCGCCCTACTACACCATCCACAAGGTCGATCCCCGCATCAAAACAAAAAACACCATCCAACTTTTAGTGTGATTTGGTTCCAGTTACTGAGAAAAACTCACATCATTCATGTCATGTCACTTTGcttgctgttttctgacagatcATGCAAGGCCTTCTGGACCAGTACACGTTGGCCGGGAACAGAAAAGGCCTTGGCATGGTGGTGTGGATGACGGATTACTTCAGCGAACGTGTGAAGAACCTGATACAGACGCACTCGATTCAGAGGCACTGGGAGGCGATGAACGAGGAGACCGGCGGACTGAACGATGTCATGTATCAGCTGTACACTCTGACGGTAATATCGTACTATCATTGCAACTAGTAGTGTTTTGTGATCTTCGTTCCGGTTGTGAGCTTGTGGTGTATGTATCAAATCCTTATGAGTTGTTTTCTATCTCTGCAGAAAGAACAGAAGCACCTGACGATGGCCCATCTTTTCGACAAACCGTGCTTCCTCGGCCCCCTCAGCCTTCATGTCAGGAGAACTTTGGGTTTCATTTTGATTTCGGAGGTTTCACAATTTTTAAGCAACGGTTCGGTGATGCCGGCCTTTTTCTTTTCAGGGTGATGATATAGCAGGGCTGCATGTCAATACTCATATTCCTGTCCTAATCGGTGCGCAGAAGAGATATGAAGTCGTCGGTGACCATCTTTACAAGGTAAATTGAAATTTCTCTTAGAATCGTTGGCAAAGACCTCCACCTTGATGGACAACGTCATAGTCTTCATCAACTTGTAACTGTGCAACTATCATGTCACAGTACCATCCATTTTTCAAAAATTTGGTGAACTGAATACTGAACTAACCCATGGAACAGGACATTGCAACATTCTTCTTTGACGTTGTAAACTCCTCCCACACATTTGCGACAGGAGGCACATCTACCATGGAACACTGGTGAGCGATAATACTTACCTATCACCATATTTCCGCCTTAGGATTTTTTCCCGCTCAAGTTCTTTGCAAATGTCAGGCATGACCCGAAGCGACTAGTAGACGAGATCAAAATCAGCTCGAACGAGGAGACTTGCACCACCTACAACTTGCTTAAGGTCAAGTGTTGCACTCAATCTACCATCACAGGTGTTAACAATTCTCCAAAAAGACAGATTCTGAACCTGCCTTTTGCTGTGCTATATCCATTGCAGGTGTCCCGAAACCTGTTCAGGTGGACGAAGGAAGTCAAGTACGCCGATCACTACGAGAGGCTGCTCATCAACGGGATCATGGGCAACCAGAGGGGAACGCAGCCTGGTGTCATGATCTACTTCCTTCCCATGGGTCCTGGGCGATCCAAGAGCATCAGCGGCGGGCCCCCTTCCGGCCTCCCTCCCAAGAACCCAGGAGGGTGGGGAGGTCCAAATGACACCTTCTGGTGCTGCTACGGGACAGGTAAATTCTTCAGTACCCGCAGAAGTGATCttgttgctgctactgctgctgttgtTTCTAAATCAAAGATTGAATTGACAATTGACAGGGATAGAGTCGTTCTCAAAGTTGGGGGACACCATATACTTCCTGGAGGAGGGTGAAGTGCCGGGGCTCTACATCGCTCAGCACATACCGAGCACCTTCGACTGGAAGGCGGCAGGCCTCACCGTCGTGCAGCAGGCCAAGCCACTGTTGTCAACGGATTCTTACTTTGAGGTTACAATCTCCATTTCTGCCAAGGTAGCTTCTGAATGACACTCTCAGCCATGGTGCTTAGCTAGGCCTGCAGCCTCTTTGACCCAAGCAAGAATTAGTATGACATTTTTCATCTGTTTTGCTTTCTAATGCACACAGGGAGATGCCCAGCCAGCAAAGGTGAGCGTGAGGATCCCTTCATGGACATCCACAGTTGACGCAACGGCAACTCTGAATGGCCAAAAACTCAACCTGACTTCTGCAGGTAGCTTCACTGATGAACTACTGATATTTCATATGTGTACAACTATGAGAAATCCCCTGCTTAAAGCTTATCGTTCTCTCGCAGGTGATTTCCTCACCTTGACAAAACTCTGGGGCGATGATACCTTAGTGCTCCAATTTCCCATTAACTTGAGAACCGAGGCAATCAAAGGTATGAAATCTCAGACAGTGTCTGAAACTCTGAATCTTTCTGGGAAGAACGTTAGGCGTCTTCTGAACTCAAAAAGAGTCTGAAACTGTAGTTTTCTTTTTCAGATGACCGGCCGGAGTATGCATCCATCCAGGCAGTGCTGTTCGGGCCGCACCTCCTCGCCGGCCTGACACACGGCAACAAGACCATTAACGCGACCGAGCACTCCAACGACGGCCTGACCCCGGGCATGTGGGAGGTGGACGCCAGGAACGCCACCTCCACGGCCGACTGGATCGCCGCGCTCCCTCATCAGGCGATCAACTCGCAGCTCGTCACCCTGACGCAGCAGTCCGGCGCGCAGACCTTCGTCCTGTCGGTGTCGGCCACCGACGGCACGCTGACAATGGACGAGATGCCCGCCGCCGGCAGCGACGCGTGCGTGCGCGCCACGATCGTGGTCGACACGTACGTGGTTGACAGCACCGCCGCTGAGCACGGCGCCGCCGCTCCTGTTCTGCATGGGCCGAACGTGACGATCGCGCCGTTCGACAGGCCGGGCATGGCGATCACCAACGGCTTCGAGGTCAAGCTGCATCCAGGGCCGGAGGCCCTGTTCAACGCCGTGCCCGGGCTGGACGGGCTCCCCGGCTCGGTGTCCCTGGAGCTCGGCACCAGGCCAGGGTGCTTCGTGACGGCCCCCGGCGGCGCAAGGGGCTACCGCGCCGGCGACAAGGCCCAGGTCGGCTGCcggacgagcggcggcgacgacgcgGCGTTCCGGAAGGCGGCGAGCTTCACGCAGGCGGCGCCGCTGCGGCGCTACCACCCGCTGAGCTTCGTGGCCAAGGGCACGGAGAGGAGCTTCGTGCTGGAGCCGCTGCGCAGCCTCCAGGACGAGTTCTACACCGTCTACTTCAACCtggtcaccgccgccgccgacagctGAAAGAAACGCGCCGCTGAAGCGCTGACCCTCCATGTGAAACTGGGAGGGCCGACAGACCAGAGCTTCAGTTCAGAGAGCGGCTGCAGTCTGGCTCtggcagtggcagtggcagtggcagAGACATGTGCCACGGCCACACAATTACTACATGTACTGTTGGAGTAGCACCTCCCATCACCAAAACAATAGTAATGCTGTTGCATGTTCCTCGAGTGAAAACAGTGTTTGTTGCATGCATCGATCTCGGTGTAAGAGCGGCCCGTGTGTGATGTGGTTGAGATTTCTCGAGGTTGGCCAAGATCTTGATCCATGCACCTTACATTCATGCCGGGCCACCATAAGTGTCGTCCTGTTAGGTGCACATATATGGCAGCATTATTGTTCATGTGGGCGTGTGGTACAATCCTCGATACGTAGGCATATGGCATAGCGTGCCGTGATGCACAGAGTGTGTAGGTGTGGTCACGACACGAGAGCTTTTGGCCGCCACGGCTCACCTCACCCAAGCAAGAATCTTCAACCCCCAGCCACAGATAAATACGAGTAGTAACAATGAAGAGAAGAAGTGAAAATGGCGGCCATCATATTCAAATCGTTTTCTACCGCGGGCTAAGCTAGCTTGCTTTGTACTGGCCCGCCGCTACTTACATCACGGGAATGCAACGTGACAAAGGGGACGCAATGTGACAAGGCGCCGTGTGTGCGTCACGTGATGGATCGCCGAGGAAAACCGATAAGCCAGCAGCAGTAGAGGCCTCGTTTACTCCTCCCGTGTTTGACTGTGCGTCGTCCGTCCATTCGTTCGCTTGTTCGTAATAGCACATTGAATTTCTTGAGACTTAAACGCTGTCTTTTTCCTGTGGACCGTGGTCGCTCTCGCACGGGCGCGGCGATAAAAGCCTCCGGGACTCTTGAGGTTTCTGCCCACAGCCACACCGCCGCTCCGTTTGCGTCTGCGTGTGTGCTTGTTTGGGTAGTGGTTGTGGAGTGGACTGGTGGTCGCTGAGCCAGGGGGGTGCCTTATCCTGGCAATGgcctcggcgccgccgccggccatggcgacggcgacggcggtggcaTTGGTGCTGCTGTTGTCGTCCGTGGCGGTGGTGACGGTGGTGGCCAAGGAGTGCACGAACGTGCCGACGCAGCTGTCGTCGCACACGGTGCGGGCGCGGTTGCAGAGCACGCCGGGGGCGGAGGAGTGGCGGTGGCGGGAGCTGTTCCACGACCACCTCAACCCCACCGACGAGTCCGCGT
Protein-coding regions in this window:
- the LOC123166372 gene encoding uncharacterized protein is translated as MARSMVPLLLLCMAAAMEGAAALHLCVDRLYDSTQGKHDDGLPHLNPTEEATWMALLPRKLGAKAEFDWLALYRSLTRHAGGGGAPAEFLSQASLHDIRLGPGSMYWQGQQTNLEYLLYLDPDRLTWSFRQQAGLPTVGEPYGGWEAPDGQLRGHFVGHYLSASAHMWASTHNDTLREKMARVVDILDDCQRKMGTGYLSAYPDEAFDMYEELSEAWSPYYTIHKIMQGLLDQYTLAGNRKGLGMVVWMTDYFSERVKNLIQTHSIQRHWEAMNEETGGLNDVMYQLYTLTKEQKHLTMAHLFDKPCFLGPLSLHGDDIAGLHVNTHIPVLIGAQKRYEVVGDHLYKDIATFFFDVVNSSHTFATGGTSTMEHWHDPKRLVDEIKISSNEETCTTYNLLKVSRNLFRWTKEVKYADHYERLLINGIMGNQRGTQPGVMIYFLPMGPGRSKSISGGPPSGLPPKNPGGWGGPNDTFWCCYGTGIESFSKLGDTIYFLEEGEVPGLYIAQHIPSTFDWKAAGLTVVQQAKPLLSTDSYFEVTISISAKGDAQPAKVSVRIPSWTSTVDATATLNGQKLNLTSAGDFLTLTKLWGDDTLVLQFPINLRTEAIKDDRPEYASIQAVLFGPHLLAGLTHGNKTINATEHSNDGLTPGMWEVDARNATSTADWIAALPHQAINSQLVTLTQQSGAQTFVLSVSATDGTLTMDEMPAAGSDACVRATIVVDTYVVDSTAAEHGAAAPVLHGPNVTIAPFDRPGMAITNGFEVKLHPGPEALFNAVPGLDGLPGSVSLELGTRPGCFVTAPGGARGYRAGDKAQVGCRTSGGDDAAFRKAASFTQAAPLRRYHPLSFVAKGTERSFVLEPLRSLQDEFYTVYFNLVTAAADS